From Candidatus Pedobacter colombiensis, one genomic window encodes:
- the nudK gene encoding GDP-mannose pyrophosphatase NudK, which yields MNSVNITNTEILSDNWYTLRKISFEITGTDGVKSIQEREAYDRGNGATILLYNKIQKTIVLTRQFRMPTFVNGNETGYLIECCAGLLDKDNPEDCIKKETEEETGFRISTVEKIFEAYMSPGSVTELVYFFVAEYSNEMKVNEGGGLKEENEHIEVLELPFEKAIDMIRMGEIKDGKTIMLLQYASINNLV from the coding sequence ATGAATAGCGTAAACATAACAAATACAGAAATTCTTTCAGACAACTGGTACACCTTAAGAAAAATAAGCTTTGAAATAACAGGAACTGATGGTGTAAAATCAATACAGGAACGAGAAGCATACGACAGGGGAAATGGTGCGACGATATTGCTTTATAACAAAATACAAAAAACTATTGTGCTCACTCGACAATTCAGGATGCCTACTTTTGTTAATGGCAATGAAACCGGTTACCTAATTGAATGCTGCGCTGGTTTACTCGACAAAGACAATCCAGAGGATTGTATCAAAAAGGAAACTGAAGAAGAAACAGGATTTAGAATAAGTACAGTGGAAAAAATATTTGAAGCCTATATGTCTCCAGGTTCAGTAACTGAACTAGTCTACTTCTTTGTAGCCGAGTATTCAAATGAAATGAAGGTTAATGAAGGCGGTGGTCTAAAAGAGGAAAATGAGCACATAGAAGTTTTGGAACTTCCTTTTGAAAAAGCGATTGACATGATCAGAATGGGAGAAATCAAAGACGGAAAAACGATCATGTTATTACAATATGCCTCTATCAATAACCTGGTATAG